One Dethiobacter alkaliphilus AHT 1 genomic window carries:
- a CDS encoding DUF6612 family protein encodes MLGKSRLGLPIVLVLLMGLIAGCSGTEEALKAAEIYAKSIEAMSEVNSYEFDIEMFQVMEMPESVQEPDMPDKLEIQTRGTGRAVMDPVAMEMTLSMHMPFLVNFPEAAEFGDLEMQMYMVENQMYIYDSMSGIWMSQDLGDYGLELEDLMEFSMDDTDPMQLLTMLGDDGAAAASLKTVDNKYYLITLEDAEGEVMQRIIDEYIKDELADSLAEFDIEAAFEELFDMATFADIRYKIWIDMESYYTTKAEMSFSIVINIEGETIKTTQTALMAFKDFNTFDSITVPDKVKDNAVPLVELFEFMELELQ; translated from the coding sequence ATGTTGGGAAAAAGTCGCTTAGGGCTGCCTATCGTATTGGTATTATTAATGGGGTTAATAGCAGGGTGCTCTGGCACAGAAGAGGCTCTGAAGGCTGCAGAAATATATGCAAAATCTATAGAGGCAATGAGTGAGGTTAACTCTTATGAGTTTGATATCGAGATGTTTCAGGTAATGGAGATGCCGGAATCGGTTCAGGAACCTGATATGCCTGATAAACTTGAGATTCAGACCAGGGGGACAGGGCGTGCAGTAATGGATCCTGTGGCAATGGAAATGACATTATCTATGCACATGCCTTTCCTTGTCAATTTCCCCGAGGCTGCTGAGTTTGGGGATCTTGAAATGCAGATGTATATGGTGGAGAATCAAATGTATATTTATGACTCCATGTCAGGCATTTGGATGAGTCAGGATTTAGGTGATTATGGGTTAGAATTGGAAGACCTAATGGAGTTTAGTATGGATGATACTGATCCCATGCAGCTCTTGACTATGCTGGGAGATGACGGGGCAGCTGCAGCTTCTTTAAAAACTGTGGACAACAAGTATTACCTTATTACGCTAGAGGATGCAGAAGGTGAGGTAATGCAGAGAATAATAGACGAATATATAAAAGATGAACTGGCCGATAGTTTAGCTGAGTTTGATATAGAAGCTGCGTTTGAGGAATTATTTGATATGGCTACCTTTGCTGATATCAGGTACAAAATCTGGATTGATATGGAATCGTATTACACAACAAAAGCAGAAATGTCTTTCAGTATTGTGATTAACATAGAGGGTGAGACAATAAAAACTACACAAACAGCATTAATGGCTTTTAAGGATTTTAATACCTTTGATAGTATTACGGTTCCGGATAAAGTTAAAGACAACGCGGTGCCTTTGGTTGAACTGTTTGAATTTATGGAGTTGGAATTACAATAA
- a CDS encoding type VI secretion system tube protein Hcp: protein MSLLKFLTKQQRTEGIDVCLYLKGITEETGDLNRLIRCYEYNQYLQMPVQASANPKLSTITLTKPVDSYTPVLNLAAATNLIIPRAILYFYNNAAKQIQYMITLHDVFISSTRQYLKTDKNLCDTFTLGFDKIKWEYKSSSTGWDLSGKKPL, encoded by the coding sequence ATGAGTCTTTTGAAGTTTTTGACCAAACAGCAGAGAACTGAGGGCATCGATGTCTGTCTCTATCTAAAAGGCATCACAGAGGAAACAGGTGACCTAAACCGCCTGATCCGTTGCTATGAATATAATCAGTACCTGCAAATGCCTGTCCAGGCCTCGGCCAACCCCAAACTGTCAACAATTACCCTCACCAAACCGGTGGACAGCTACACCCCGGTGCTAAATCTGGCCGCCGCCACCAACCTGATCATACCCCGTGCTATTCTCTATTTCTATAATAATGCGGCCAAACAGATTCAATATATGATCACACTTCACGACGTCTTTATCTCCTCCACCAGACAATATCTAAAAACCGACAAAAATCTCTGCGATACCTTCACCCTGGGCTTTGACAAAATAAAATGGGAATACAAAAGCTCCAGCACCGGCTGGGACCTTTCAGGTAAAAAGCCCCTCTAA
- a CDS encoding DUF2284 domain-containing protein, which translates to MNKVQLENLFLKHGFRDFKWISAESIIVAQWVRFRCMFGCANYGKGGACPPNVPPVAETREMISEYSDVVLFHLTKAVDHPKDRHPWSREMCKKLLTLEREVFLQGFYKAFLLGFDSCGYCSNCPGSRTECLLPVQSRPAADALGIDVFATVQQAGYPMEVLKEYHETMHRYAFLLIK; encoded by the coding sequence GTGAACAAAGTCCAGTTGGAGAATTTATTTCTTAAGCACGGCTTCAGGGATTTTAAATGGATCAGTGCCGAAAGCATCATAGTTGCACAATGGGTCCGCTTTCGCTGCATGTTTGGCTGCGCAAACTACGGCAAAGGTGGCGCGTGCCCGCCCAATGTTCCCCCGGTGGCGGAAACCCGGGAGATGATCTCGGAGTACAGTGATGTGGTTCTCTTTCACCTGACTAAAGCCGTTGACCATCCAAAAGACCGCCATCCCTGGAGCAGGGAAATGTGTAAAAAACTTCTCACTCTGGAAAGAGAGGTCTTCCTGCAAGGGTTTTACAAAGCGTTTCTGCTGGGCTTTGATTCCTGCGGCTACTGCAGTAACTGCCCCGGCTCCAGGACAGAATGCCTGCTGCCGGTACAATCTCGCCCCGCCGCCGACGCCCTGGGCATAGACGTATTTGCCACCGTACAACAGGCGGGCTACCCCATGGAAGTATTAAAAGAATACCATGAGACCATGCACCGCTACGCCTTTCTGTTAATTAAATAA